One window of the Homoserinimonas aerilata genome contains the following:
- a CDS encoding glycosyltransferase family 4 protein — protein MTPPSAGSGGHTTLFRMVRAAEEAGHRCVLFLYDRYAGDIRAQERVIREWWPDLRAEVRNAVDGIDGVDACVASSWESAHVLARRGFSPMRRLYFIQDYEPFFYARGAMYALAEDSYRFGFRCIALGEMIAGLLRSEIGVEPDVTEFGCDTTVYRLLPERERSGVVFFARPDFPRRGYWLARLALQRFHELHPEQEIHFYGSRIAGLPFPTTQHGRLSAEQLNTLYNSCIAGLVLSFTNVSLVPEEMLAAGAIPVMNDEAHAKLVLQNEHAVWAAPTPSRLATALSEVVTRPRISETARAASESVRGVGWARAQADIVRIIEDEVYGL, from the coding sequence GGCCGGCCACCGTTGCGTGCTGTTCCTGTATGACCGCTATGCCGGCGACATCCGGGCTCAGGAGCGGGTCATCCGCGAATGGTGGCCCGATCTGCGTGCCGAGGTTCGCAACGCCGTCGACGGCATCGATGGTGTCGACGCGTGTGTCGCCTCGTCGTGGGAGAGCGCCCATGTGCTGGCCCGCCGCGGTTTCTCGCCCATGCGGCGGCTCTATTTCATCCAGGACTACGAACCGTTCTTCTATGCGCGCGGCGCCATGTATGCATTGGCGGAGGACTCGTACCGTTTCGGCTTCCGCTGCATCGCGCTGGGTGAGATGATCGCCGGGCTGCTGCGCAGCGAGATCGGCGTCGAGCCCGATGTGACCGAATTCGGATGCGACACCACGGTGTACCGGCTGCTGCCGGAGCGCGAACGCTCCGGCGTCGTCTTCTTCGCGCGCCCCGATTTTCCGCGCCGCGGGTACTGGCTGGCGCGCCTCGCCCTGCAGCGGTTTCACGAGCTGCACCCGGAGCAGGAGATCCACTTCTACGGCTCACGGATCGCGGGCCTGCCGTTCCCGACGACGCAGCACGGCAGGCTCAGCGCCGAGCAGCTCAACACGCTCTACAACTCCTGCATCGCCGGGCTCGTGCTGTCATTCACGAACGTGTCGCTCGTGCCGGAGGAGATGCTCGCGGCGGGGGCGATCCCCGTCATGAACGACGAGGCGCACGCGAAGCTCGTGCTGCAGAACGAGCACGCCGTGTGGGCCGCGCCGACCCCCTCCCGACTCGCGACGGCGCTCAGCGAGGTCGTCACGAGGCCCCGCATCTCGGAGACGGCGCGCGCCGCATCCGAGTCCGTGCGCGGGGTCGGATGGGCTCGGGCGCAGGCCGACATCGTGCGGATCATCGAGGACGAGGTGTACGGGCTCTGA